In Flavobacteriales bacterium, the DNA window CCATCACCTGATTCAAAGAATTCTCAACGATACCGGTAGCCGTTACAGAACGGGCAGCAGACTCAGTTGAGCTGAATTCACCTCCAGCTAGGATGACATTTCCACCACCATCGGTCACGCTGAATGAACCTTCTCCGAAACCGCAGCAGATCCCATCTCCATAGTCGTCTACTATCAAGAATTCATAGCAGCCATTATCAGGAATGATCACCTCTTCATCATAGATTGTATTGTTAGCATAAGCTCCTGGGTCACCTGGTCCTGCTGATTGTGCTCCACCTCCGTTGGGGCCCACATCTGTATTACCCCCTGCAGCTACCAGAACACCGCTATCTACCGAGCGGATCTCCCAATAGGTCTCATAGCCATAATCATCGGTCTCGATCAATACGGTCCAGACATTGTCCGCCTCTTCAGCCGAAGTGATGCTGGCCGTGGTCATGTCATTGGCATTATTCTCATCGGAAACGCCATTCGGTTGAGATACGCTGATCTCTATTGTGTTGGTTCCGCTGGTCGGTGTGAATTCGGCCATTGTCAGATTTGCTGTCTCGCCTTGCGCTAGATTTCCTACCCAGTTGAAATCCGCTTGTGCCACTCCATTATACGTGCTGGAAATAGTTGCAGAAGTCAGTGCTTCAGAACCCGCATTGCGCAGAATGAAGGTGGGGAAGAAGGGCTCCAAGTCACAGATGAGTTCCGGGATATCCAGTATGCCCTGACTGGCGGCATCATTGGCATAGATAACATCATACGGGCAGTACATATCTGTGATGAGTGTATTGGTGTTACCCGGATCCAAATGATCTTTCAATCGGCTCGTACTACTCGTACCATCCCAAGCCTCGCCTACGCGACCATAGAAGTCATAGAGTCCATTGTTCACGGTCCCATTGCAGGCGGCTGCTCCACCTGAAAGAACTCCGATCACACGTCCGTCCTGATTGAACAAGGGACTACCGGAAGAACCTGGTTCGGTGACCCCGTCTTCCCATTGGTTGATGTACCACATGCGGGTCTGAGGATTCCCATTGAAATTGACATTTTGATGGAAGGGAGCATTGTTCTCGAAACAGATCTTCTTCACATCACCACCTGGGTGATGGACTCCTACCGCACTTGTCACATTCTGGATATCTGTGGCATCATACCCTGTGAAGCATGGTTCATAGGATGCAGGGATATTGCTATTCAACTCGATCAGTGCAAAGTCCGCATTGTTTCCACTGGCGAGAAGAGATCCTCCTGAAATAGATTGGTTGGTAGGTCCAGTACTTCCGGTGCAGGTAGCTGATTCATGATTGAAGTAGTACATCCAATTGCTTGGATTGCCGAGACAGTGGTTGGCCGTCATGAAGAGCGGGGTCTCGTCCTGGTTCACATTGTTGACCATGGAACCGGAGCATACACCCCCTCCTTGAACGATGATCACTGTAGCTCTTTTCTGATTGACCCAAGGCAGACCTTCAGGGCAGTTGACATTGATATTGCATGGCCCACTGCTACCGAATGGTCCCTTTTTCACATCCCAATATCCAAGTACCGAGCGATAGCCGTGGGTGATCTGTGAGATATGGAATGAAGCACCCGTAGTAGCTAAAGGAGCGATGTATTCGATGACGATCTCTTCTCCTCCGATTAAGCCAACTGGGAAGATGCCACTTTCTCTATTGTTCTCATACGTGAATGCACCTTTCACCTCTTTACCATCAGCACTATAGACGAATACCTGAGCTCCTTCTGGGAGATGGAAATCATCCACCAAGAAGTTGACACTCAAAGCCTCTGGACAACGGATGCCCATTCTGCGTATCTCAGTTCCCTTGTGGATCTGGGCTGAAGAGAATTCAAAGAAGTCGATGTCGACTTCATGATCGATACCGAAACGGTACATAGTCTCCTTGTACTGGTCGGTGACCTCGTCCTGTGCGCGTACAGTCTCCATGTCGACTGCAGGAGTCGCATAGACCGGCACTTGGCTTTGGATTGCTTTCGATTGGATGGCCAGAGGTGAACCTCCGTGTTCTATCTGAGCGGATAGGCCGAGACCTATGCATAGGATGCTGAATGTGAGTAAGTGTTTTTTCATTGAATTGATAATTCTGGGTTGAAAGGACCGATTTCCTGGTCTCGCTCAAATATACAGCCTGTGGTGGAGGAGGTGCGATCAATGCATTTCCAATTATTGCACGATCATCAGAGTCCTTAGTGCTGTTTTTCCAATTCCTGTTGCATGGAACGCATCAGATCCCGCAGACGTGCGGCCTCGATGAAGTCCAAATCTTTGGCTGCTGCTTGCATCTGTGCTTTGGTATTGGCTATGGCTGCTTCCAAGGATCCTTTATCGGAATAATCCACCTCTACCTCAGCGGCCAGTCTTATTTCCTCGTCCTGAGCATACCGCTTACGGCTCTTCTGGTTATTGGCCACCATGGTCTTACGCATGATCTCCTCCTTGCTGCGGCTGATCTGTTGAGGAGTGATGCCATGCTCCTCGTTGTATTGCATCTGAATGGTCCTCCTGCGTTCGGTCTGCTCGATAGTCAGTCGCATGCTGTCCGTCACCTTATCTGCATACATGATGACCATCCCATTGATATTCCGAGCTGCTCTTCCAACCGTCTGCACCAGTGATCGCTCCGAGCGTAGGAATCCTTCTTTATCGGCATCGAGAATGGCCACCAGACTCACCTCAGGTAGATCCAATCCTTCACGTAGAAGGTTCACACCTACCAGCACATCGAATTGTCCCAATCGCAGTTCGCGTATGATCTCTATCCGGTCGATGGTATCCACATCCGAGTGGATGTAGCGGGTGCGTACACCGTGTCTGTCCAGGTATTTGGTGAGTTCCTCGGCCATTCGCTTGGTCAATGTGGTGCAGAGTACACGTTCGTCCCGCTCGGTGCGAAGCTGTATCTCGTGCATGAGATCATCCACTTGATTCTGGGTAGGACGCACTTCGATGCGCGGATCGAGTAATCCAGTAGGTCGTATGATCTGTTCTACCACTACACCTTCGCTCTTCTCTAACTCATAGTCACCCGGAGTGGCACTCACAAAGATCCATTGAGGGATCAAGGACTCGAACTCCTCATATTTCAACGGGCGATTATCCATAGCAGCCGGCAGTCGGAATCCATGTTCTACGAGATTGACCTTACGCGATCGGTCACCTCCGTACATGGCCTTTATCTGCGAATTGGTCACATGACTCTCATCCATGAAGAACATGAAGTCATCCGGGAAATAGTCTATGATGCAGAAAGGACGTTGGCCGGGTTCACGCTTGTCGAAATACCTGGAATAGTTCTCGATTCCTGAGCAATAGCCTAGTTCTCGCATCATCTCGATATCGTATTCAGTGCGCTCTTGAAGTCGCTTGGCCTCCAGGGGCTTACCTATCTCCTTGAAGTAGTCCACCTGCTTGACCATGTCCTGCTGGATCTCCCATATGGCCTCATTCTGGGTCTTGCGTGTGGTCACGAAGATGTTGGCCGGGTAGATTTGGACTTCCTTCAGTTCATACAGCTTGTTCCTAGTCTCGATATCGAAGGCTTCGATCGCCTCGATCTCATCGTCCCAGAAGAGGATCTTTATCGCATGGTCGGCATAGGCCAGAAAGATGTCCACCACATCTCCCTTGACCCGGAAATTTCCGCGCTCGGGTGCATGGTCATTCCTAGAATAGAGGGAAGTGACCAAGTGATTCAAGAACATATTGCGGCTGATCTTCTGACCTACCTGGAGTTTGATGACATTCTTGTAGAACTCGGTGGGATTGCCGATACCATAGATACACGATACCGAAGCCACCACGATGATATCCCGCCTACCGGAGAGGAGGGAAGAGGTCGTGCTCAATCTGAGCTTCTCGATCTCCTCATTGATCGAGAGGTCTTTTTCGATATAGGTATTGGTAGTCGGCAGGAATGCTTCAGGCTGGTAATAGTCGTAGTACGAGACAAAGTATTCTACCAGATTATCCGGGAAGAATTCCTTGAACTCGGAGTAGAGTTGTGCTGCCAATGTCTTATTGTGACTCAGGATCAATGTCGGCCGATTGAGTCGCTCGATCACATTGGCCATGGTAAAAGTCTTACCTGATCCGGTCACACCCATGAGCGTCTGATAGCGTGAGCCTTCCTTAGCACCTTCGACTAGTTGGTCTATGGCTTGGGGTTGGTCCCCTGTAGGACTGAAAGGGCTTTTTAGTTTGAAATCCATTGGGAAAAAGACAATCCTTCAAAGGTAAAGCATCGTTCGCTCCATTTTTCGGGTCATTCCAGTGTATCCGCTTATTTTCGTAACGAAATGATATTCAAGAAGATTCTCCACTATCTCGATCCTCGCACCTACTTCTCAAAGTCAGAAGCACCCATTAATCTGAAGTTGATGCACGGGATAAATAGGATATCCATCCTTCTCTTCTTGGTATGTCTCTGCGTGTTGTTATACCGATGGTTCACCTGAACCTATCCAATCCGTCCCTGTCCAGATCTTCCAGCTTGCGATGGCTTGACCTTCCAGCATCCGTTGCCCATTGATAGTAAGCGCTCCACACTCTTTTGCTTTGGAGAGTAGGAGGGTCTCCTCAGGATTGTAGATCAGATCGTAGACCAGGTTCCATGGTCCTAGATGTTCAAAGGGAATAGGAGGGGCGTCTTCTACATTCGGAAAGGTGCCTGAAGGTGTTGTATTGATGATCAAAGGAAAATAGCGTAGTGCCTTGTCATTCAGATCTTTGTAAGTAACATCTCCCTTTTCAGGATTCCGTGACACTTTCAAGAATTCGATTCCCATATTCTGCAGCACATAGGCGATGGCTTTGCTCGCTCCTCCGGTGCCAAGGATAAGCGCCTTGTGATGCGTTGACTTCAAGATGGGACGCAAGGAATCCCTGAAGCCGATGATGTCCGTATTATGCCCTACGAGTCGGTCTTCTATCATCTGAATACAGTTGACAGCACCTATCGCCTCGGCCTCAGGGCTTAGCTCGTCCATGCGTTGCAGAATCGACTCCTTGTAGGGAATGGTGACATTCAATCCAGCATATCCTTTGAGTAGCGTATCGTCAAGTTCTTCTAAAGAAGCAACATCGATCAAGTCATAGATACAGGCCATACCAGCCTGTTCAAAGGCAGAATTGAAGAAGGTAGGAGAGAAGCTATATTCCAGATTCCTACCTATCAGCCCGTACTTGGAAACACCAGTCATACTGCAGGATCAGGCCCATCTTCTGGACTAGTGATGTGGTCCATGCGAGAGAGCAGATAGACGATGGCCAGTCCCAGTAGGAACATCCCAATGGCCGGCAAGAGCAATGGTTCTCCTATCCCGATTTCTGCATAGGTGGTAGGCCAGATATTGTCTTGAAGAAGCGGCACTTCTTCTCCCTTACTGTTGATGCGAGTAGAGAGGGTCTCTTTCCATGGCCAGACCTTTGCCAGAGATCCGAGCATGAACCCTGTGAGCATCGCAATCGTGATGCGATAGTGGGATTTGAAGAGATATCGTAAAATCTTGGAAAAACCTATCAGACCGATCAGAGCACCAGCAGCAAATACTACTATGATCTTGCCGTGAGCTACCAGGTCATCAAAAAGATCACCGATAGCACCAAGCACCGTAGCATATGAACCCAGGAGCAGCAGGATGAAACTTCCTGATATTCCGGGTAGGATCATCGCACTGATGGCGATCGCTCCCGACATGAACACATAGAGTAGACCTACCTCTCCACCACTAGGAGTCAGTGTAGTGATGACATAGGCTATACACGCACCTACGATGAATGTGATCAGCTCGGCCGGTCGAGTCCATTTGATATCCTTGCCGATGTACACGGCAGAAGCGATGATCAGGCCGAAGAAGAAGGACCATACCAGTACAGGTTGCTCGGCCAGAAGCGTGGAAATGAATTTGGCCAGAGCCACAATGCTGAGAATGATTCCAAGACCCAGAGAGAGTAAGAAGGGACCGTTGATATGACGGTAAAAGGGAAGTGGTCCTTTCTTGAAAAGCACCTTGAGGCTTTCTTGATCCAGGCGTCCTATAGAATCGACCAATTCTTGGTAGATACCTGTGATGAAAGCAATGGTTCCTCCTGACACACCCGGAATCACATCGGCTGCACCCATGGCCATTCCCTTGAAGAATACGCTTAGCTTATTGGAAAAGGATTCCATAATGGATTGGGATGATCACTTGACCGCACTACCTGTGCCAATGTCAGCGGGGAGGTAGCTGAAGAAGGTATCTCCTCGTAGTCCCAGTCGCAGGCACTCACATGGAATCACCTCGTTGGGAGCGATGTTCCCTAGATTCACATTGGCCCCGAGCAATTTGATGAACCAGACTTGCTGGGCCTTTTGTGGGGCTTCCCAGAGTATGTCCTTCTTGGGCACCTTGTTGAGGATCTTGTTGACCAGTACACTATGGGCCGTTCCATTGGGGCGATAGATACCTACTGTTCCGCTCTCACGCGCCTCAGCGATCACCTTCCAGCTCCCAGCTTCCAGTTCCTTGTTCATCATGGAGATCCACTTCTGGGGAGAGATGAATATCCCTTCCTCTTTGGATCCCACTTCGGATAGTACGGTGAAGTCTTTGGAGAACTCCTTGATGAGTTTGCATTTCCGCTGATGCGAAATGGAGATGGAGCCATCCGATATCTCTACGGTATCGATCTCGTGCTTGATGCAGAAGTCGCGATATTCATTGACCATGCCCCTGATCAAGTAGGCTTCGAAAAGGGTTCCGCCCAGATATACCCTGCACCCCGCTTCTTTGTAGATAGCGATCTTTCGGTCCAGATCCTGAGTAACATAGGAGGTTCCAAAGCCGAACTTCACCAGATCGACCAATTCGCCACAGGACGATATCATATCCTCTGCCTCTCTTACACTCAAGCCCTTATCCATGACCATGGTAAGGCCTCTCTTCCTGGGCTTTCGGAATCTATTGGGAACGTGGGGTAAGCTCTGACTCATTCGTGTCGGTCGCAATCAAGTAGCTCGATGGCTTGTGAGTCCTCGAAGATATCAGGATAATATGAACGAAGCTCTTCTGTGGGTTCATGTCTTTCCAACATCATTTCGAGCAGGACCAGACATTCTGTTCTTTGGCCGAGTTCATATAGGACCTTTATACCCCGATGATAGATTATAGGTTGATCACCTTCGTCTTCGAAACAGACTTGCACTTTGTCCAAAGCAGTCTCTAATTCCCCCGCTCGTATCAAAGCATCGATCTGACCCAATCGATATTCGAGCTTCTTATCTGAAAGTTGCAAGGAGCGTTCGAAACATAGTTGACTCTTCTCGAATCGATCATTCCTCGAAAGCAGTTCAGCGAAGATGTACCAATACTCGGCATTGTCCGGCTCTAGACCGACAACGGTCTCCATTTGGCTCAAGGCCTTGCCAGAGTCATCCAGATGTTCACTTACGATAGCATGTCCGAGCCTGGCCTCGATATGCTCCGGTGAGATGTCCAGGGCCTTCAGGAAATAGTCATTGGCCAATGGGTATTCTTCCAGTTGCTCATAGCACTCACCTATACTACAGATCACCGTGGGGTCATCGGGCAGGATACCATTCAGTTGTTTGAAGACTTCCAGCGAAGACGGATAATCGTCATTGTGGAAGAAAGCAGAACCCTTTCCGGCCAAAGCAATGATGTGGTCCTCATCGATTGCCAGTGCATAATCGAAAGCACTCAAAGCTCGATCTACCTCTCCGTGATGGAGATAGCATTCGGCCAGTTCGAGCCAGGCAGGAAACGAATAAGGGTGCTCATCTGTACGCTTTCGGAAATATCGGATCCCTTCTTCTACGATATCTGCTTTGATGAAAGCCTGACGTAGTTCCAGGTGTGCCAATTCCAATTGAGGATCTGCTGCAATGGCATTCTTCCACGCGGCAATGGCCTCGAGGAGATTTGATTTGTGTGTGTATTGTTCGGCCAGTTGGATATTCAGCTTCACACGATCCCTAACACCTGAACTGTTCAAGAGATTCTCGATAAGGACAATGGCCTTATCATGGTCACCTCGATAGGTATATGCCTCGATCTTAAGGGCCATGAGTTCCTCGTCATTGGGATGAAGTAATTCAAAGCTGCTGATGACCCGCAGGCAGTCCTCGATATTTCCAGAGAGAAGTGCGATATGCGCCTTGCGCAAGGAAAGGTCAAAAGATTCTGGATGCTGTACCAAGCCTTTCTCGATGGCCAGACTCGCTTCTTCCAGGTCGAAGAGATTGACATAATGGTCGATGATGCTCTGGAATTCTTCTACATCGAAGAACTCGTCCCTTTTCTCTTTGAGCAATCTGATATAACGCTGGACGACAGGTGAGGAGGGGAGTCCTTCGTAGTCATCGTTCTGGTCTTCGAATTGATTCTCCAAATAGGTCTCCTTTTGGTCTGAATCAAATATATAGGGGCATGTAAGGGCCGTAAATAACCCCTAGTGGGGAGTTGTCAACAGATCATCCTTCTGGTAGAACGCTTCGCCATTTACCTTGATCGAACGAGATAAGTGCTTAAGAACTAGCAAGAAGAACAGCATCTGACCATCAGCTACTTTTCATCAGGGTGTTGAAGAGTCGCAAGAATCCTTTGAATGCACTAGGTCAGTTTCATAGAAAGGGATTCCTATTCACGGTCCTGCTGTGATCGATCAAGGGATTCAATTGACGGACCAGCTCTTGAAAAGGACGGTCAGAATAGAGTACTTCTTCCAGACCATTCTCCCTTTGGGAAAGAGCATGAGCCGATCGCCCCAGTATGTTTAGCATCCACGAGCAGAACCATCTACTGCCCAATGGATAGGACAGCGATTTCCCAAGAGCGATATCTGGTGCGATAGCCTCCATCAATTCCTTCGCATAGCAGCTTGCTGCTTGATTCATCGACATACCGGACACTCTGTTCTTGACAAAACCGGCACTGAGCCTTCCGCTGATCATAGCTTGTGGTATACCGTTGGCCGAGATAAGATCGATCAGTCCAGCAGCGTCTCCGGTCAAAAGCGCACCATCCTGTATGGATTCCCTGCGCATAGTGGCCAATGGTAGTCTGGCTCCCCGGACCTGAGATTCAACATGCGCATCAGAGAATATGTCTTTCAATCGCTCATCTTGATCGATTGCGGATTCCAATTCACTGCGCAGATTCAATCGGCCCTTCTGCATCCGGTCCTTCCGGATGACCATATTCACATTGAAGACTCCTTGGGTCAAGGGGGCGATATATAAACCTCCAGGCATCCATTTCTTGGATAGGAACAAGTGGCACCTATCCGCATCCAGGCCTTTCAGTCCCCTGAAATAGGCCCTGATGCCCACTGCTTCATGACGTGATGAAGTATCCTGGCCATCTGGCCTTGGATCTTTGATGCCCCCATATGCGAGAACACAGTGTTCGGCCATATAGGTCCCTCCCTTATCGGTGAAGATGGTGTGTCTTCCATTCTGAAATTTACGACCGGTCATTCGGACACCATCGAATGCTGTCACATACTCCTGGTCACTGACTCTATTCCAGAGATCACGGTCCATATCCGATCTGGAAATAGCATAGCATGAAGGTGTATGAGGGTTTTCATCAAGTCCTTTGAATGGAATATCCAGCTGATGTTCCTCTGTGTGAACTCGAGTCGACCAGATGGCTCGTGCTTTTCCGGTAGTCACCCACTTTTCTATGATACCAGGAGCAGCACGCTCTATCTCTCGAATGGCCTTGCTCGTGATGATGTCAGCACATACCTTGTCCCGAGGCATAGTCTGAGCTTCCAAGATGAGTGAGGAGATACCCATTTCCGCCATGTGTGAGGCTGCCATCAGACCCGATGGTCCTCCACCTATGATACATACCGGTATCTTTTTCACTAGCATCGCATCAAATATAGTATTGGGCTATTCTCACATGCTCTGTATACTTGCTTCAAACATTCTTGCTATGAAATCCCATATTCCTGTTCTTATATTTCTCATGCTCATTCTGGCTTCTTGTCAAGAGTCAGAACAGGCAGCTTCCGTAGAGAAGCCGGTAGAGACCACTGAACTTAGCGACCCGCGCACTACCTATGCAGAGGTAGACTTGGTCACTGATGTCGACCTGCTCAATGAGAATGAGAAGGCGGTCATTCCTCTGCTTATAGAAGCTTCCAAACACATGGACTCCATATTCTGGCTCCAGTCCTACGGTCCTGAAGCAGAGTTGATGGCCAAATTGGACAAAGAGGCCGATCGCAGATTTGCCAAGGTCAACTACGGTCCATGGGACCGATTGAATGACAACCTCCCCTTTGTAGAGGGATTCGGCCCGAAGCCGCCAGGTGCCGGGTTCTATCCAGAAGACATGACCGATGAGGAATTCCAATCACTGGATGCTGAGGACAAGACCAGTCTGTACACTACCATTCGCAGAGATGCTCAAGGCAAGCTGGTGAGTATACCCTATTCGCAGGATTATGCCTACAATACCGAGGCTGCTGCACGTCTCTTAGAGTCAGCTGCTGAACTAAGTGAGGACAAGGAATTCAGCAACTATCTCACCCTACGGGCCCAAGCATTGAGAGAAGACTCTTTCGATGCAAGTGATATCGCTTGGTTGGATATGAAGGACAACCATCTCGACATCATCATAGGCCCCATAGAGAATTACGAGGATAAACTGTATGGCTATAAAGCCGCCCATGAAGCCTATGTATTGGTAAAAGATATGGAATGGAGCAAGAAGCTGGACCGATTCGTAGCCTTCCTACCTGGCCTTCAAGAAGGACTTCCCGTACCAGATGCCTATAAGCAGGAGTCTCCTGGTAGGGATTCTCAATTGAATGCCTATGACGTGATCTACTATGCCGGCGATTGTAATAGCGGCAGCAAGACCATCGCTGTCAATCTACCCAACGATGAGGAGATACAGACCAGCAAAGGCACCCGCAGGTCACAGCTCAAGAATGCTATGCAGGCAAAGTATGATCGCATACTCGTCCCCATCAGCGATGTGCTCATAGATGAGGCCCAGCGCAAGCACATCACATTCAACGCCTTCTTCTCCAACACCATGTTCCATGAAGTGGCACACGGACTAGGAATCAAGAACACCATCAATGGAAGAGGCACTGTAAGAGAAGCTTTGAAAGCGGACTTCTCAGCATTGGAAGAAGGTAAGGCGGATATCCTAGGCCTATATATGGTAGATGAACTCTACAATCAAGGTGAGATAGAAGAAGGAACCTTAGAGGACTACTATGTCACTTTTCTGGCGAGTATATTCCGATCGGTCCGATTCGGTGCTTCCAGCGCACATGGAAAAGCGAATATGCTCCGATTCAATTTCTTCAAAGAACGTAATGCGTTCATAAGGGATGAAACAACGGGTACATATCGCGTGGATATGGAGCAGATGAAAAAAGCGATGGATGAGCTGAGTGAAGTGATCCTCACGCTTCAGGGAGATGGAGACTCTGAAGGAGTGAAGCAATTGATCGAGAAGTACGGAAAGATAGATGCTGAACTACAGGCTGATCTGGATCGACTCAATGATGCCGGCATCCCTGTGGACGTGGTATTCCGTCAAGGGGTCGATGTACTGGGAATCTAATGATCTCAGCTATCCAATTGCTTGATCTCTGGAGGTAGATTCAACTGGCTTCCAGTAACGTGCGCATCAGGGTGGGCCTCACGCGCACTTCTTAGACAGGCATCCATATGCGCTCCTATGACCTGCATACAGTATGAATAGGCATCCGGATGATCAGCACTATTGAAGCTCATGATGAGTTCATCCATTTTGATCGTTCGCTCTCTTCCTTTTTCCTCGATGTGTTTCTCGGTACTTACTTTCAAACGGTAATTCCTAACGCTCTTCAATATTCTAGGAGGGGCACTGAGTTCGACCTTGGTGCTGATGGTCACCTGTTTTTTAGGACTGATCCAATGGGAGAGGAAAATGAACAGTCCATAGGCCACGATGAAGCCTACAATGGCCCACATAGCCCAAGCCACATCTATTTCAAATCGGAAGACACCTAGTAAGGATGTCGTAATGAGCAAGACCAGGATAATGATCCCGATCCAGAGTTTCTTCTTTAATCCGCTTAACACTGCCGGCAAATTTAACCCAAGGTCACTGGAAGGGGGGCTCTAGCTAAGTCCTTTTTATCCAGTCGGTTGCGCACTAAACGTCAGTCAGACACTTACTAATTAGTGCTGTAAAAGGCCTTTTCGCCCTAGACCTTTGGCTAAATTTGGCCTTTCTTAATAGCACAAGACATGCAAGAAACAAATGGAAGTAAAGAGGCGATCGACCTCAGTTCCATCGGATTTGAAGGAGTAGGAAAAATCCATTATAATCTCTCACCATCTCGACTTTCTGAG includes these proteins:
- a CDS encoding Zn-dependent hydrolase, which codes for MKSHIPVLIFLMLILASCQESEQAASVEKPVETTELSDPRTTYAEVDLVTDVDLLNENEKAVIPLLIEASKHMDSIFWLQSYGPEAELMAKLDKEADRRFAKVNYGPWDRLNDNLPFVEGFGPKPPGAGFYPEDMTDEEFQSLDAEDKTSLYTTIRRDAQGKLVSIPYSQDYAYNTEAAARLLESAAELSEDKEFSNYLTLRAQALREDSFDASDIAWLDMKDNHLDIIIGPIENYEDKLYGYKAAHEAYVLVKDMEWSKKLDRFVAFLPGLQEGLPVPDAYKQESPGRDSQLNAYDVIYYAGDCNSGSKTIAVNLPNDEEIQTSKGTRRSQLKNAMQAKYDRILVPISDVLIDEAQRKHITFNAFFSNTMFHEVAHGLGIKNTINGRGTVREALKADFSALEEGKADILGLYMVDELYNQGEIEEGTLEDYYVTFLASIFRSVRFGASSAHGKANMLRFNFFKERNAFIRDETTGTYRVDMEQMKKAMDELSEVILTLQGDGDSEGVKQLIEKYGKIDAELQADLDRLNDAGIPVDVVFRQGVDVLGI